One segment of Chthonomonas sp. DNA contains the following:
- the upp gene encoding uracil phosphoribosyltransferase has translation MAVHVVDHPLAKHLVNSLRDRTTRPEAFRQMSRTLSTMLVFEATRGIRCDSRVVETPLAETVGDFLGQGLAVVPVLRAGLAMLESALILFPDVAVGYIGLERDHNTAVAHSYYCKLPNLADRFTLCVDPMLATGGSASQAVALLKANGAKPVVFVSVISAPEGIERLQRDHPDVEIYTAAVDDRLNELKYIVPGLGDFGDRLYGTM, from the coding sequence ATGGCGGTCCACGTTGTCGATCATCCTCTCGCGAAACATCTGGTGAACTCATTGCGTGATCGAACGACGCGCCCTGAAGCGTTTCGGCAGATGAGTCGCACGCTCTCAACGATGCTCGTCTTTGAGGCCACTCGCGGAATTCGATGTGATTCCCGGGTCGTCGAAACGCCCCTGGCCGAAACCGTTGGGGATTTCTTGGGCCAAGGACTGGCTGTGGTCCCCGTGCTCCGGGCGGGTCTCGCGATGCTGGAGAGCGCGCTCATCCTCTTCCCTGATGTTGCCGTGGGCTACATCGGCCTAGAGCGCGACCATAACACCGCCGTCGCTCATAGCTACTACTGCAAGCTGCCCAACTTGGCCGACCGGTTTACGCTTTGCGTTGATCCGATGCTTGCCACGGGGGGTTCCGCTTCTCAGGCGGTGGCATTGCTCAAGGCTAACGGCGCAAAGCCTGTGGTCTTTGTTAGCGTCATCAGTGCGCCCGAAGGAATCGAGCGACTGCAGCGGGATCACCCGGACGTTGAGATCTACACCGCTGCGGTGGATGACCGCCTGAACGAACTGAAATACATCGTTCCTGGCCTCGGCGATTTCGGCGATCGGCTCTACGGCACGATGTAG
- the smc gene encoding chromosome segregation protein SMC, producing MKLKRVKIFGFKTFAERTEFDLDGDLIAIVGPNGCGKSNIVDAILWGLGEPNARSLRASNSQEIIFNGSANRKPLGYAEVSLHFDNEDGSLPLDAPEVVITRRVNRQGDSEFEINRQRCRLKDIYDVLADSGLGRSGYAIVGQKEIDAALAASAEDRRAWIDEAAGVQKYRFKRIESLRRLGHAAEHIARVDDLLNEIESQREPLRAEAEAAQKYKAAQGALQEVETGLMMREVCETVAALEEIETRIKNCTKSSHNETTRGEKLEAEMGSVGSDIAESERKLDALRELQQSSISARDKAESNLRLAEQTLASLDELEHSLQHETNSTEERQVSMKTELESCTREYELAKSQIEELTTAQAGTSDEAHKLATELHELNTQLAEAREHQARVLQWQTESRLRKDRLRAVKAELEGIRGSIPNLQSAVAEAAEAVHRLKSEQDALRAHRDELVAKKSAHITTEQDHSARVRHLSQMLATLEGRKRGIESTIEAHEGLAQGSRAVLAAVAEGFLKGEFAPVGEAIRADADLTTAIEVALGGAANDLICRDERMAKDAIAWLKERRMGRATFQPVTLMRPLVVRSELHTLKRERGIVGLAHELVDCDPAHRPVVDSILGRVLVCETIEDALRIAKTQGWSRLVTLDGEVVHSSGAVTGGHAARQGTGILARKAELEGVAEEIAKVAAQLEKLETQGAQHRTSESSVVEEIEATELQIRLLDPDFQDAHRWHGNLKLELTQTERSQEKLEAELASLTENSGPGEMKLDPVGLEAQRNAILEAAARSSADSVSMLDRLRVAEQVMESAESRMKECNRRLEAEKTHGTNRSARMKSLEHGRIEAESKRARSITERDEAAERYERHGQELAEVVQLKATLLQRNFALQEQIKEAQKAAANYMDGVRRAEVDRVRAEARRASSMQRLLEEYGIDEETALEQGQDVELPEGASELVVRLRRELKSLGAVNLGAIDAFARLTDRFDELNFQREDVLAGKQEIEAGIRELDQLTRERFSKTFAAVRDEFQKTIVKLFGGGEGTLSLTDPENLLETGVEVEVTVPGKRRQRLELLSGGERALAASAFLFALLRVKPSPFVVLDEVDAPLDGRNVERFLDAMADFRGTTQFLCITHNPLTIESAPIWFGVTMQEPGVSTVVPFRNEQRLPALA from the coding sequence GTGAAACTCAAACGCGTCAAGATTTTTGGGTTCAAAACGTTCGCAGAGCGGACGGAGTTTGATCTGGATGGCGATCTCATCGCGATTGTCGGCCCGAACGGTTGCGGCAAGAGCAATATCGTCGACGCAATCCTTTGGGGCCTGGGCGAACCCAACGCGCGTTCCCTGCGGGCATCGAACAGCCAAGAGATCATTTTCAACGGGAGCGCGAACCGAAAGCCGCTTGGATACGCTGAGGTTTCACTCCACTTTGACAACGAAGACGGATCGCTTCCGCTGGATGCGCCCGAGGTTGTCATTACTCGTCGCGTGAACCGGCAGGGGGACAGCGAATTCGAGATCAACCGGCAGCGTTGCCGACTCAAGGACATTTACGACGTTTTGGCGGATTCAGGGCTGGGCCGTTCGGGCTATGCCATTGTCGGGCAGAAGGAGATCGACGCGGCACTCGCGGCAAGTGCTGAAGATCGACGCGCTTGGATCGATGAAGCCGCGGGAGTCCAAAAGTATCGGTTCAAACGGATCGAATCGCTCCGTCGCTTGGGCCATGCAGCCGAACACATCGCCCGGGTGGACGACCTCTTGAACGAAATCGAATCGCAGCGCGAGCCGCTTCGCGCAGAGGCCGAAGCAGCCCAGAAGTACAAAGCCGCGCAAGGGGCTCTCCAGGAGGTGGAGACGGGCCTGATGATGCGCGAGGTTTGCGAGACGGTCGCCGCCCTTGAGGAGATCGAAACGCGCATCAAGAACTGCACCAAGTCGTCGCACAACGAGACGACCCGCGGAGAGAAGCTGGAGGCGGAGATGGGGTCCGTGGGCAGCGACATCGCGGAATCTGAACGAAAACTCGACGCCCTTCGAGAGCTGCAACAGAGCTCGATCAGCGCGCGTGACAAGGCAGAGTCGAACCTCCGATTGGCCGAACAGACCCTGGCCAGCTTGGACGAGCTAGAGCACAGCCTCCAGCACGAAACCAACAGTACTGAGGAACGGCAAGTCTCGATGAAGACCGAGTTGGAATCGTGCACCCGAGAGTATGAGCTGGCCAAGTCGCAGATTGAGGAGTTGACCACGGCTCAAGCGGGCACCTCGGACGAAGCTCACAAGCTGGCAACCGAACTCCACGAACTCAACACTCAGCTTGCCGAGGCGCGAGAACATCAGGCCCGCGTGCTGCAATGGCAAACCGAGTCTCGACTTCGGAAGGATCGCCTGCGAGCGGTCAAGGCAGAACTTGAAGGGATCCGTGGTTCGATCCCCAACCTACAGAGTGCCGTTGCTGAGGCCGCGGAGGCGGTCCATAGGCTGAAGAGTGAGCAGGATGCTCTGCGCGCACATCGTGACGAGCTCGTTGCTAAGAAGAGCGCTCACATTACCACCGAGCAAGATCACTCAGCACGAGTGCGGCACCTCTCGCAGATGCTCGCTACGCTGGAGGGCCGAAAGCGTGGAATCGAGTCCACCATTGAGGCGCACGAGGGGCTCGCCCAGGGTTCGCGTGCAGTTCTGGCGGCCGTGGCTGAAGGATTTCTGAAGGGAGAGTTCGCGCCCGTTGGCGAGGCGATCCGGGCCGACGCTGACCTGACGACCGCCATCGAAGTCGCCCTGGGCGGTGCGGCCAACGATCTGATCTGCAGGGACGAGCGAATGGCGAAAGATGCCATCGCCTGGCTGAAGGAACGACGCATGGGCCGCGCGACGTTCCAACCGGTGACGCTCATGCGACCGCTCGTGGTCCGCAGCGAGTTGCACACCCTGAAAAGGGAGCGCGGCATCGTCGGGCTGGCGCACGAACTCGTAGACTGCGACCCCGCTCACCGCCCTGTCGTGGATTCCATCTTGGGTCGTGTCTTGGTGTGCGAGACGATCGAGGATGCCCTCCGAATCGCCAAGACTCAAGGCTGGTCCCGACTCGTCACGCTCGATGGCGAAGTTGTCCACTCCAGCGGCGCGGTCACCGGAGGTCACGCCGCTCGCCAGGGCACTGGAATCTTGGCGCGGAAGGCAGAGTTAGAAGGAGTCGCTGAGGAGATCGCAAAGGTTGCGGCCCAACTGGAGAAGTTGGAGACCCAGGGGGCGCAGCATCGAACGTCTGAGAGCAGCGTCGTGGAGGAGATCGAAGCGACCGAGCTTCAGATTCGACTCTTGGACCCAGACTTCCAGGACGCGCACCGCTGGCACGGCAACCTCAAGCTTGAACTCACCCAAACCGAGCGATCCCAAGAGAAGCTGGAGGCTGAGCTTGCGAGCCTGACAGAGAATTCCGGGCCCGGGGAGATGAAGCTGGATCCAGTGGGGTTAGAGGCTCAGCGCAACGCGATCCTCGAAGCAGCGGCCAGGAGTTCAGCGGATTCCGTATCGATGCTCGATCGACTCCGCGTGGCCGAGCAGGTGATGGAGAGCGCGGAATCGCGCATGAAGGAGTGCAATCGTCGCCTGGAAGCAGAGAAGACTCACGGTACGAATCGTTCCGCGCGAATGAAGTCTCTGGAACATGGGCGGATCGAAGCCGAATCGAAGCGCGCACGGAGCATCACAGAGCGAGATGAGGCAGCCGAGCGGTACGAGCGGCACGGACAGGAGCTTGCAGAAGTCGTGCAGCTGAAGGCAACTCTGCTGCAACGAAACTTCGCGCTGCAAGAGCAGATCAAGGAAGCCCAGAAGGCAGCGGCGAACTACATGGACGGGGTACGTCGGGCCGAAGTCGACCGTGTTCGCGCCGAGGCAAGACGTGCGAGCAGCATGCAACGCCTGCTAGAGGAGTACGGCATCGATGAAGAGACCGCGCTGGAGCAAGGCCAGGACGTGGAGCTGCCGGAGGGCGCGAGTGAGTTGGTCGTGCGTCTTCGCCGGGAGCTCAAGTCACTCGGGGCAGTAAATCTGGGAGCAATCGATGCGTTTGCCCGACTCACGGACCGATTTGACGAGTTGAACTTCCAGCGCGAAGACGTGCTTGCGGGCAAGCAGGAGATCGAAGCTGGCATCCGCGAGCTCGACCAGCTAACCCGTGAGCGGTTCAGCAAGACCTTCGCGGCAGTGCGCGATGAGTTCCAAAAGACGATCGTGAAGCTATTCGGGGGCGGAGAAGGGACACTGAGCCTGACCGATCCCGAGAACTTGCTGGAGACCGGCGTCGAAGTCGAAGTGACGGTACCGGGCAAACGACGACAGCGCCTGGAGCTGCTCAGCGGTGGCGAGAGAGCCCTCGCGGCGAGTGCATTTTTGTTCGCCTTGCTCCGGGTCAAGCCAAGCCCGTTCGTGGTGCTCGACGAGGTGGATGCGCCGCTGGATGGCCGAAACGTCGAGCGGTTCCTCGATGCCATGGCCGATTTTCGCGGCACGACTCAGTTCTTGTGTATCACGCACAACCCGCTTACCATTGAGTCTGCTCCGATCTGGTTCGGGGTGACGATGCAAGAACCGGGGGTCTCGACGGTGGTGCCATTCAGGAACGAGCAGCGCCTCCCTGCGCTGGCGTGA